In one window of Frigoriglobus tundricola DNA:
- a CDS encoding ABC transporter ATP-binding protein, producing MLIAQNLCKTYRRHAVQVPVLTGLNLEVRTGEFLSIVGASGSGKSTLLHLLGTLDAPDSGSVLLDGKRIDNLPADQRGDLRNRTFGYIFQFYHLLPELTMLDNVLMPAYIRQSLFNWWATRGQWRQRAEDLLKRVGLGHRMTHRPRELSGGEMQRTAIARALLMNPRVLLADEPTGNLDVESGGEIVRLLRDINREEGVTIVMVTHNLDIVAATDRVVRMVGGVITEDTPAPRHVFPQPRLAAV from the coding sequence ATGCTGATCGCGCAGAACCTCTGCAAGACGTACCGCCGGCACGCCGTTCAGGTGCCGGTCCTGACCGGTCTGAACCTCGAGGTGCGGACGGGCGAGTTCCTGAGCATCGTCGGCGCGTCGGGCTCCGGGAAGAGCACGCTGCTGCACCTGCTCGGGACGCTCGACGCGCCGGACAGCGGGTCCGTGTTGCTCGACGGCAAGCGGATCGACAACCTGCCGGCCGACCAGCGGGGCGACTTGCGGAACCGCACGTTCGGCTACATCTTCCAGTTCTACCACCTGTTGCCCGAACTCACCATGCTCGACAACGTGCTGATGCCGGCGTACATCCGGCAGTCGTTGTTCAACTGGTGGGCGACGCGGGGCCAGTGGCGCCAGCGCGCCGAGGACCTGCTGAAGCGGGTCGGGCTGGGGCACCGGATGACGCACCGGCCGCGGGAGCTGTCCGGCGGCGAGATGCAGCGCACCGCCATCGCCCGCGCGCTCCTGATGAACCCGCGCGTGCTGCTGGCCGACGAGCCGACCGGGAACCTCGACGTCGAGTCCGGCGGCGAGATCGTCCGCCTCCTCCGCGACATCAACCGCGAGGAGGGCGTGACCATCGTCATGGTCACGCACAACCTGGACATCGTCGCCGCCACCGATCGCGTGGTGCGGATGGTCGGCGGGGTGATCACCGAGGACACGCCAGCCCCTCGGCACGTGTTTCCGCAACCGCGGCTCGCCGCCGTGTGA
- a CDS encoding aldehyde dehydrogenase family protein: MRQPPLPVTGRLFVAGEWSRPRDDFADRNPADLDEVVGTFPHATPDEVAAAVAAARAAFPAWRRTSRILRAECFDRLAQLIKRDTDALATLMARECGKNLTECRAEVVEGLHMVQYVFGAGRQGDYGAVIASEIAEKDAFTRRKPWGVVAVVTPWNFPFAVPLWMLGPSLLEGNTCVFKPSEETPAIAQRLVELFVEAGFPAGTVNLVQGSGPVGEALVKDPGVNVVCFTGSYAVGKRIQELSAALPERTVAAEMGGKNAVIVCDDARFDLAVSAGILSAFKTTGQRCVSASRIIVHESLIDRYAQAFAETAKRLRFGDPLDASNFAGPMVNRRGVEKVLEYNALAKKEGAAVLLDAGELRTGARGCFLGPFAYRMDAGPTARVLHEEVFGPHVALVPFRTDEEAARIYNDTEYGLSMAVITESYRRMRFFRDECEYGMGYVNLPSIGAEVHLPFGGVKKSGNGHPSAAALVDAVTHKTAWTVNHGTDIKMAQGLTTAIDGGPA; encoded by the coding sequence ATGCGTCAGCCCCCTCTCCCGGTGACCGGTCGGCTGTTCGTTGCGGGCGAGTGGTCGAGGCCGCGCGACGATTTTGCCGACCGCAACCCGGCGGACCTCGACGAGGTCGTCGGCACGTTCCCGCACGCCACGCCCGACGAGGTGGCCGCCGCGGTCGCGGCGGCGCGGGCCGCGTTCCCGGCGTGGCGGCGCACGTCGCGGATTCTGCGCGCGGAGTGCTTCGACCGGCTCGCGCAGCTGATCAAGCGAGACACCGACGCCCTCGCCACGCTGATGGCCCGCGAGTGCGGCAAGAACCTCACCGAGTGCCGGGCGGAGGTGGTCGAGGGGCTGCACATGGTGCAGTACGTCTTCGGCGCCGGCCGGCAGGGCGATTACGGCGCGGTGATCGCCAGCGAAATCGCGGAAAAGGACGCCTTTACCCGGCGGAAGCCGTGGGGCGTTGTGGCCGTGGTCACGCCCTGGAACTTCCCCTTCGCGGTCCCGCTGTGGATGCTCGGGCCGTCGCTGCTCGAGGGCAACACGTGCGTCTTCAAGCCCAGTGAGGAAACACCGGCGATCGCGCAGCGGCTCGTGGAACTGTTCGTGGAAGCCGGCTTCCCGGCCGGCACCGTCAACCTGGTGCAGGGCAGCGGTCCGGTCGGCGAAGCGCTGGTGAAGGACCCCGGCGTGAACGTCGTGTGCTTCACCGGCAGTTACGCGGTGGGCAAGCGGATTCAGGAGCTTTCGGCGGCGCTGCCCGAACGCACCGTCGCGGCCGAGATGGGCGGCAAGAACGCGGTCATCGTGTGCGACGACGCCCGGTTCGACCTGGCCGTGAGCGCCGGCATCCTGAGCGCGTTCAAAACGACGGGCCAGCGGTGCGTGTCCGCGAGCCGCATCATCGTTCACGAGTCGCTGATCGACCGCTACGCTCAGGCGTTCGCGGAAACGGCGAAGCGGCTCCGGTTCGGCGACCCGCTCGACGCGTCGAATTTCGCCGGCCCGATGGTGAACCGCCGCGGCGTCGAAAAGGTCCTGGAGTACAACGCCCTCGCGAAGAAGGAAGGCGCGGCCGTGCTACTGGACGCGGGCGAACTCCGCACCGGCGCCCGGGGCTGCTTCCTGGGACCGTTCGCCTACCGGATGGACGCCGGCCCGACCGCCCGCGTGCTGCACGAGGAGGTCTTCGGCCCGCACGTGGCGCTGGTCCCGTTCCGCACGGATGAAGAGGCGGCGCGGATTTACAACGACACGGAATACGGCCTGTCGATGGCCGTCATCACGGAGAGCTACCGCCGGATGCGGTTCTTCCGCGACGAGTGCGAGTACGGCATGGGCTACGTGAACCTGCCGTCCATCGGCGCGGAGGTCCATCTGCCGTTCGGGGGCGTGAAGAAGAGCGGGAACGGTCACCCGTCGGCCGCCGCGCTGGTGGACGCCGTCACGCACAAGACCGCGTGGACCGTGAACCACGGCACCGACATCAAGATGGCCCAGGGGCTGACGACGGCGATCGACGGAGGGCCGGCGTGA
- a CDS encoding sugar phosphate nucleotidyltransferase has translation MSIRGVILAGGKGTRMGELTRVTNKHLLPVGPWPMVYHPLKKLTGAGLQEVLLVSGTEHMGDFVELLGSGRDHNCRLTYRVQDEAGGIAQALALAEHFCMGSRSIVLLGDNIFRDPLVPLLEKANSRPDWAWIGLKQVPDPGRYGVAELQGDKVIGVEEKPENPKSDMAVVGIYIYPPDVFGLIKTLKPSRRGELEITDVNNYYIKQGRMGCFSLDGYWTDAGTLDSLDFANELVRKEPPRF, from the coding sequence ATGTCTATTCGCGGCGTGATTCTGGCGGGCGGCAAGGGCACCCGCATGGGCGAACTGACGCGGGTGACGAACAAGCACCTGCTGCCGGTCGGCCCGTGGCCGATGGTGTACCACCCGCTCAAAAAGCTCACCGGGGCGGGGCTCCAGGAGGTCCTCCTCGTCTCCGGCACCGAACACATGGGCGACTTCGTGGAACTGCTCGGCTCCGGCCGCGACCACAACTGTCGGCTCACCTACCGCGTGCAGGACGAGGCCGGCGGTATCGCCCAGGCGCTGGCCCTGGCCGAACACTTCTGCATGGGCAGCCGGTCGATCGTGCTGCTCGGGGACAACATCTTCCGCGACCCGCTCGTGCCGCTCCTGGAGAAGGCGAACTCCCGCCCGGACTGGGCGTGGATCGGGCTCAAGCAGGTGCCGGACCCCGGCCGCTACGGCGTGGCGGAGCTGCAAGGCGACAAGGTGATCGGGGTCGAAGAAAAGCCGGAGAACCCGAAGAGTGACATGGCGGTGGTCGGCATCTACATCTACCCGCCGGACGTGTTCGGCCTCATCAAGACGCTCAAGCCGAGCCGGCGCGGGGAGTTGGAAATCACGGACGTGAACAACTACTACATCAAACAGGGCCGGATGGGCTGCTTCAGCCTCGACGGCTACTGGACCGACGCCGGCACGCTCGACAGCCTCGACTTCGCGAACGAACTGGTCCGCAAGGAGCCGCCGCGGTTTTAA
- a CDS encoding acetyl ornithine aminotransferase family protein, which produces MTTFSFDHLPVPDIRTPLPGPNGAELLARDKLYVSPSYTPVYPLFVERGSGAVVRDVDGNLFLDFTAGIAVTSTGHCHPEVVAAIQDQAAKLLHMSGTDFYYRPQIDLAERLARVAPGPTPKKVFFANSGAEAIEGALKLARWHTKRSRVIAFFGAFHGRTYGAMSLSGSKLVHRRGFSPLVPDVHHVNLPRACPESGRGGRGEPVGGSTLESGTCVDRCRLIGEIEDTILKRTCPPEEVAAIFVEPVQGEGGYYPLPPGCLHALRALCDRHGMLLVVDEVQSGMGRTGKMFAVEHYGVEPDIICSAKGIASGMPLGAIIAKAHVMDWPPGSHASTFGGNPVSCRAALATIDLLEREYMANATARGEQLRAGLRELSKKHPSLTGVRGLGLMTAVDLPSAAMRERVIQTAFQRGLLLLGCGDTAIRFCPPLCVSAAQVDTALALLAGVLGTVEPAKAPAAPVGDPTEGTPTGA; this is translated from the coding sequence GTGACGACGTTCTCCTTCGATCACCTGCCCGTACCCGACATCCGCACCCCGCTGCCCGGACCGAACGGCGCGGAGCTGCTCGCACGCGACAAGCTGTACGTGTCGCCGTCGTACACCCCCGTGTACCCGCTGTTCGTGGAGCGCGGGAGCGGGGCCGTCGTTCGGGACGTGGACGGCAACCTGTTCCTCGATTTCACCGCCGGCATCGCGGTGACCAGCACCGGCCACTGTCACCCCGAGGTGGTCGCGGCGATTCAGGACCAGGCCGCGAAGCTGCTCCACATGAGCGGCACCGACTTCTACTACCGGCCGCAAATCGACCTCGCGGAGCGGCTGGCGCGGGTCGCGCCCGGCCCGACCCCGAAGAAGGTGTTTTTCGCGAACAGCGGCGCGGAGGCGATCGAGGGCGCGCTGAAGCTCGCCCGCTGGCACACGAAGCGGAGCCGGGTGATCGCGTTCTTCGGCGCGTTCCACGGCCGCACGTACGGGGCGATGTCGCTCAGCGGCTCGAAACTCGTCCACCGCCGCGGGTTCTCGCCGCTCGTGCCGGACGTTCACCACGTGAATTTGCCACGCGCGTGTCCGGAAAGCGGGAGGGGGGGACGGGGGGAACCTGTGGGAGGTTCCACCCTCGAAAGCGGTACTTGTGTCGATCGGTGCCGGCTCATCGGCGAGATCGAAGACACGATCCTCAAACGGACCTGCCCGCCGGAAGAGGTGGCCGCGATCTTCGTCGAGCCGGTGCAGGGGGAGGGGGGCTACTATCCGCTCCCGCCGGGGTGCCTGCACGCGCTCCGCGCGCTGTGCGACCGGCACGGGATGCTGCTCGTCGTCGATGAAGTGCAGTCGGGCATGGGCCGCACCGGGAAGATGTTCGCGGTGGAGCACTACGGCGTCGAGCCGGACATCATCTGTTCCGCCAAAGGGATCGCCAGCGGGATGCCGCTCGGGGCGATCATCGCGAAGGCGCACGTGATGGACTGGCCGCCCGGCAGTCACGCCAGCACGTTCGGCGGCAACCCGGTGAGCTGCCGGGCGGCGCTCGCCACGATCGACCTGCTCGAACGCGAGTACATGGCCAACGCGACCGCCCGCGGCGAGCAGCTCCGCGCCGGGCTCCGCGAGCTGTCGAAGAAGCACCCGAGTTTGACCGGCGTGCGCGGACTGGGCCTGATGACCGCGGTCGATCTGCCCTCCGCGGCGATGCGGGAGCGGGTGATTCAGACCGCCTTCCAGCGCGGGCTGCTCCTGCTCGGTTGCGGCGATACGGCCATCCGCTTCTGTCCGCCGCTGTGCGTGTCCGCCGCCCAGGTGGACACAGCTCTCGCGCTGCTCGCCGGCGTGTTGGGCACCGTGGAACCGGCAAAAGCGCCGGCCGCGCCCGTCGGGGATCCGACCGAGGGGACGCCGACAGGGGCGTAG
- a CDS encoding aminotransferase class IV: protein MSLLWLNGTLTDKADARVSPFDHGLLYGDGVWEPLRLFGGKPFRADHHLKVLFTVAGAIGIEVPLSRDELLRAIDATAEANGRTEGYVRVIVTRGPGTIGPDPRKIEPQVVVIAEEYQPFPHELIGHGLHAVVSPLKLDPENPAHRFRTLNQLHIVRAKQHALGSGCLEALLRTHDDRLVGTTEGFLFAVRDGAVVVAGGQPEDATGFAVAALAGEAGTVVAEYSLKLPDLLGAEEVFIAGTACGVIGIVRIDGANIGNGTEGPVTRDLRAGYRHLTRGEPK, encoded by the coding sequence ATGTCCCTCCTCTGGCTGAACGGTACGCTCACCGACAAGGCCGACGCCCGCGTCAGCCCGTTCGACCACGGGTTGCTGTACGGCGACGGCGTGTGGGAGCCGCTCCGCCTCTTCGGCGGAAAACCGTTTCGGGCCGATCATCACCTCAAAGTGTTGTTCACAGTGGCCGGGGCGATCGGGATCGAGGTCCCTCTCTCTCGTGACGAACTGCTCCGGGCCATTGACGCCACGGCGGAGGCGAACGGCCGGACGGAAGGCTACGTGCGGGTGATCGTGACACGCGGACCCGGCACGATCGGACCGGACCCGCGAAAGATCGAGCCGCAGGTCGTGGTCATCGCGGAAGAGTACCAGCCGTTCCCGCACGAACTGATTGGTCACGGGCTGCACGCGGTCGTTTCTCCCCTGAAGCTCGATCCGGAGAACCCGGCCCACCGGTTCCGCACGCTCAACCAGCTCCACATCGTCCGGGCGAAACAGCACGCGCTGGGGAGCGGGTGCCTCGAAGCGCTGCTCCGGACGCACGACGATCGCCTCGTTGGCACCACGGAAGGGTTCCTGTTCGCGGTGCGGGACGGCGCGGTGGTCGTGGCGGGCGGGCAACCCGAAGACGCCACCGGCTTCGCGGTCGCGGCACTGGCCGGCGAAGCCGGAACGGTCGTCGCGGAGTACAGTCTGAAGCTCCCCGACCTGTTGGGGGCCGAAGAGGTGTTCATCGCCGGGACGGCGTGCGGGGTGATCGGGATCGTTCGGATCGACGGCGCGAACATCGGGAACGGCACCGAGGGGCCGGTCACGCGCGACCTCCGCGCCGGCTATCGGCACCTCACGCGGGGCGAACCGAAGTAG
- a CDS encoding lactate racemase domain-containing protein: MAETTELIVGSEPWRLTVPADRALALAHAPVAAPTVPPRQLVHDALEKPFDGQGLRRALTPDDRVTVVIDPRLPHLAAMLAEVLRHLGSAGVGPGAVTVVSPPDAPQTWIDELPDEFADVTAETHDPADPKKLAYLATTKGGRRLYLNRSLVDADVAVLLTGRRFDPHSGYAGAEAAVFPALSNEEARAALAGEFTVRDPQFTEGEASEAAWLLGTPFLVQVIEGTGDTIQEVVAGLLDTAADGVRRQDARWRATVESEPDTVIAAISGSPAHLSFLDLAKALVTAARVVKKGGRIGLLTTAAPDLGPGAQVLRALDGPAGARKRLAHEKPDDWADAAFWAAAAKRASLFLASGYPDDVVEELFATPIHAPSEAQRLIDTGGTVLLIPDAHKTTVTVK, translated from the coding sequence ATGGCCGAAACGACCGAACTCATCGTTGGTTCCGAACCGTGGCGGCTCACGGTGCCGGCGGACCGCGCGCTCGCACTCGCGCACGCCCCCGTTGCCGCGCCGACCGTGCCCCCGCGGCAACTCGTTCACGACGCGCTGGAAAAGCCCTTCGATGGGCAGGGCTTGCGCCGGGCGCTCACCCCGGACGACCGCGTCACGGTCGTCATCGATCCGCGCCTGCCGCACCTCGCGGCGATGCTCGCGGAGGTGCTGCGCCACCTCGGGTCGGCCGGGGTCGGACCGGGCGCGGTCACGGTGGTGAGCCCGCCGGACGCGCCGCAAACGTGGATCGACGAACTGCCCGACGAGTTCGCGGACGTGACCGCCGAGACGCACGACCCGGCCGACCCGAAGAAGTTGGCGTACCTCGCGACCACCAAGGGCGGGCGGCGACTGTACCTCAACCGCTCGCTGGTGGACGCGGACGTCGCCGTGCTGCTCACCGGCCGGCGGTTCGACCCGCACTCCGGCTACGCCGGCGCGGAAGCGGCCGTGTTCCCGGCCCTCTCGAACGAGGAAGCGCGGGCCGCACTCGCGGGCGAGTTCACGGTCCGCGATCCCCAGTTCACCGAAGGTGAAGCCTCGGAAGCCGCGTGGCTGCTCGGCACGCCGTTCCTCGTGCAGGTGATCGAGGGCACCGGCGACACCATTCAGGAAGTCGTCGCGGGCCTGCTCGACACCGCGGCCGACGGCGTCCGCCGCCAGGACGCGCGCTGGCGGGCCACGGTGGAATCGGAGCCCGATACGGTCATCGCGGCCATTAGCGGGAGCCCGGCGCACCTGAGCTTCCTCGATCTGGCGAAGGCGCTGGTAACGGCCGCCAGGGTGGTGAAGAAGGGCGGCCGGATCGGGCTCCTGACCACCGCCGCGCCGGACCTCGGCCCGGGCGCACAAGTGCTCCGCGCGCTCGACGGCCCGGCGGGCGCGCGAAAGCGGCTCGCTCACGAGAAGCCCGACGACTGGGCCGACGCGGCGTTCTGGGCCGCCGCCGCCAAGCGCGCCAGCCTCTTCCTCGCGAGCGGCTACCCGGACGACGTGGTCGAGGAACTGTTCGCGACCCCGATTCACGCGCCCTCGGAAGCGCAGCGGCTCATCGACACCGGCGGCACCGTGCTGCTCATCCCCGACGCCCATAAGACGACCGTGACGGTAAAGTAG
- a CDS encoding ABC transporter permease produces MYKLLLCVRYLQTRYLAFICIVSVMLGVATLIVVNAVMSGFSTKLKDRLHGVLSDVVIDTDRTDGIYIPDERGYPLTPDQIVAKIKASPVGDKIESITPTIETFAILQFRYRGTVVAKPVRLIGIDPQGRAAVGGFSEYLVRQKDSPTPSFDLTPEALRRREQNIKQFELLNGVNVPPPAPVAALVPMPGAVPEPKMELNVGIPAPKLHGIVVGYTIAHWRFRDESGKVVEEAALKEGDDVIVTTAGGDELKPVWGSFYVTDYLRTEMSEYDQSFVYVPLDQLQRIRGMVGRATSFQVKLKNYEQNKANIDRDLRAVFNNSPEVRIATWEEHQGPLLAAIDVERGILNLLLFMIVGVAGFSILAIFTMIVSEKYRDIGIMKSLGASSWGVMSIFLGYGLLLGVVGCALGTCLGLWITDHINEIEAGLTSLTGRAVFPKDVYYFKEIPTNVDALTVVQINIGAVAIAVVFSLLPAWRAAQLQPVQALRFE; encoded by the coding sequence GTGTACAAGCTGCTCCTCTGCGTCCGCTACTTGCAAACCCGCTACCTCGCGTTCATTTGCATCGTCAGCGTCATGCTCGGCGTGGCGACGCTGATCGTGGTGAACGCGGTCATGAGCGGGTTCAGCACCAAGCTCAAGGACCGGTTGCACGGCGTCCTCTCGGACGTGGTGATTGATACCGACCGCACCGACGGAATTTACATCCCGGACGAACGCGGCTACCCGCTCACCCCGGACCAGATCGTCGCGAAGATCAAGGCCAGCCCGGTCGGCGACAAGATCGAGTCGATCACCCCGACCATCGAAACGTTCGCCATCCTTCAGTTCCGCTACCGCGGCACCGTCGTCGCCAAACCGGTGCGGCTCATCGGCATCGACCCACAGGGCCGGGCGGCCGTCGGCGGGTTCTCCGAGTACCTCGTCCGCCAGAAGGACTCCCCGACCCCCAGCTTCGATCTGACCCCGGAGGCCCTCCGCCGGCGCGAGCAGAACATCAAGCAGTTCGAACTCCTGAACGGGGTGAACGTGCCCCCGCCCGCGCCGGTAGCGGCCCTCGTGCCGATGCCGGGTGCGGTCCCCGAACCGAAAATGGAGCTCAACGTCGGCATTCCCGCACCGAAACTGCACGGCATCGTCGTCGGCTACACGATCGCCCACTGGCGGTTCCGCGACGAGAGCGGCAAGGTGGTGGAGGAGGCCGCCCTTAAGGAGGGCGACGACGTGATCGTGACGACGGCCGGCGGGGACGAACTGAAGCCGGTGTGGGGCAGCTTCTACGTCACGGACTACCTGCGGACGGAGATGAGCGAGTACGACCAGAGCTTCGTGTACGTGCCGCTCGACCAGTTGCAGCGCATCCGCGGGATGGTGGGGCGGGCCACCTCGTTCCAGGTCAAGCTGAAGAACTACGAACAGAACAAAGCGAACATCGACCGGGACCTGCGGGCGGTGTTCAACAACTCCCCCGAGGTCCGCATCGCCACCTGGGAGGAGCACCAGGGGCCGCTCCTGGCCGCCATCGACGTGGAGCGGGGCATCCTGAACCTGTTGCTGTTCATGATCGTCGGCGTGGCCGGGTTCAGCATCCTCGCCATCTTCACGATGATCGTTAGCGAGAAGTACCGCGACATCGGCATCATGAAGTCGCTCGGCGCGAGCAGCTGGGGCGTGATGAGCATCTTCCTCGGCTACGGCCTGTTGCTCGGCGTCGTGGGGTGCGCCCTGGGCACGTGCCTGGGGCTCTGGATCACGGACCACATCAACGAAATCGAGGCCGGACTGACCAGCCTGACCGGCCGGGCCGTGTTCCCGAAGGACGTGTACTACTTCAAGGAAATCCCGACCAACGTGGACGCGCTGACGGTGGTGCAGATCAACATCGGCGCGGTCGCCATCGCGGTCGTGTTCAGCCTGCTGCCGGCGTGGCGGGCCGCCCAACTGCAACCGGTTCAGGCGTTGCGGTTCGAATAG
- a CDS encoding helix-turn-helix domain-containing protein: MGLSKNIAYRLRTLREASGLSQQQVAERADLSLSLIAKMEQGRKADPRASTILALAEALGVRPGQVIEDLTPPPDGFFLGKGKKGKKKKKKLLAALVGATASDSHAASNGFTVAHDAVELPPAEPTGKEPKKRKKKAK, translated from the coding sequence ATGGGTCTTTCCAAGAACATTGCTTATCGGTTGCGGACGCTGCGTGAGGCGTCCGGGTTGTCGCAGCAGCAAGTGGCCGAGCGTGCCGACCTGAGTTTGTCGCTGATTGCGAAAATGGAACAGGGTCGGAAAGCCGATCCGCGGGCGAGTACGATTCTGGCGCTGGCCGAGGCGTTGGGCGTTCGACCGGGCCAGGTGATCGAGGATCTGACGCCGCCACCGGACGGCTTCTTCCTCGGTAAAGGCAAGAAGGGGAAGAAGAAAAAGAAGAAGCTCCTCGCGGCGCTCGTGGGTGCTACCGCCAGCGATTCCCACGCGGCGAGCAACGGGTTTACGGTCGCGCACGACGCCGTCGAACTGCCTCCGGCGGAACCGACCGGGAAGGAACCGAAAAAGAGAAAGAAGAAGGCCAAGTGA
- the rfbB gene encoding dTDP-glucose 4,6-dehydratase codes for MPTVLVTGGCGFIGSNFVRHLLATDPTAAVINLDALTYAGNLANLTDLSGNERYTFIKGDITDRETVRNAMGRGVTDVIHFAAESHVDRSIQDSGPFLRTNVLGTQVLLDAAREFKVSKYVQVSTDEVYGSLGATGLFTEETPLHPNSPYSASKAGADLLVQAYQHTFGLPAVITRCSNNYGPYQFPEKLIPLFVTRLLNDETVPVYGDGQQVRDWIHVLDHCRGVEAAWRRGRPGEVYNFGGRCEMANLDLTRLLLRLLEKPDTLIQYVADRLGHDRRYAIDCTKAERELGWAPQETFDAGLRDTIAWYRANAAWVAAIKNKDYMSYYEKQYGSVK; via the coding sequence ATGCCGACAGTTCTGGTCACGGGCGGGTGCGGGTTCATCGGCTCGAACTTCGTTCGCCACTTGCTCGCCACCGACCCGACCGCCGCGGTCATCAACCTCGACGCGCTCACTTACGCCGGCAATCTGGCGAACCTCACGGACCTCTCCGGCAACGAGCGCTACACCTTCATCAAGGGCGACATCACCGACCGCGAGACCGTCCGGAACGCGATGGGGCGCGGCGTAACGGACGTGATCCACTTCGCGGCGGAAAGTCACGTCGACCGCAGCATCCAGGACAGCGGGCCGTTCCTGCGCACCAACGTCCTCGGCACGCAGGTGCTGCTCGACGCGGCCCGCGAGTTCAAGGTGAGCAAGTACGTTCAGGTGTCCACGGACGAGGTGTACGGCTCGCTCGGTGCCACCGGCCTGTTCACCGAGGAGACGCCGCTGCACCCGAACAGCCCGTACTCCGCGAGCAAGGCCGGCGCCGACCTGCTCGTGCAGGCGTACCAGCACACGTTCGGCCTGCCCGCCGTCATCACCCGGTGCTCGAACAACTACGGCCCGTACCAGTTCCCGGAAAAGCTGATCCCGCTGTTCGTCACGCGGTTGCTGAACGACGAGACCGTGCCCGTGTACGGCGACGGGCAGCAGGTCCGCGACTGGATTCACGTTCTCGATCACTGCCGCGGGGTGGAGGCGGCGTGGCGGCGCGGAAGGCCGGGCGAAGTGTACAACTTCGGCGGCCGGTGCGAGATGGCGAACCTCGACCTCACGCGCCTGTTGCTCCGCCTGCTCGAGAAGCCGGATACGCTGATTCAATACGTTGCCGACCGCTTGGGCCACGACCGGCGGTACGCGATCGACTGTACGAAGGCGGAGCGCGAACTCGGCTGGGCGCCGCAAGAGACGTTTGATGCGGGGCTGCGCGACACGATCGCGTGGTACCGGGCCAACGCCGCATGGGTCGCGGCGATCAAGAACAAGGACTACATGAGCTACTACGAAAAGCAGTACGGTTCCGTGAAGTAG
- a CDS encoding universal stress protein, translating to MITIRRILVPTDFSDYARPAVRYAAELAEKFSAELVLLHVVPDAVLALPDAVMPTPTPAVDLSELTEAGKEGLAHLIAAEKLEKRHPRAEVRIGSPADEIIAAARDLHADLVCIGTHGRGGLARVLLGSVAEHVVRQAPCPVLTVRPNAS from the coding sequence ATGATCACCATCCGTCGCATTCTCGTCCCGACCGACTTCAGCGACTACGCCCGACCGGCGGTGCGGTACGCGGCCGAACTGGCGGAGAAATTTTCGGCCGAACTCGTGCTGCTGCACGTCGTCCCCGATGCGGTCCTCGCGCTCCCGGACGCGGTCATGCCGACGCCCACTCCGGCGGTCGACCTGTCCGAACTCACCGAGGCCGGTAAAGAGGGGCTGGCGCACCTGATTGCTGCGGAGAAGCTGGAAAAGCGGCACCCGCGGGCCGAGGTGCGGATCGGGTCGCCCGCGGACGAGATCATCGCGGCGGCGCGCGACCTGCACGCCGATCTGGTGTGCATCGGCACGCACGGGCGCGGCGGCCTCGCCCGTGTGCTGCTCGGCAGTGTCGCGGAACACGTGGTCCGACAGGCGCCGTGCCCCGTGCTCACCGTGCGACCGAACGCGAGCTGA